TGATACTGGTCCGCCACACCGTTCCACACCACGTAGTCGGGCTTGACGTCGAGGACCTTCTGCGCGTCCGGCAGATACGTGTTATTGGGCCCCTGCCTGACGTAGAACTCGCTTTCGACGAGCCCGAATTCTTTGGCCGGGGGCAGCGGCGTCTTCGGGTCCACGATGATGGCGCCGTACATGCCGCTGCTGATGTGCATGAACGCCGGGGGCGTGCCGCAGTGGAACATGAACACGCCCGGGTCCTTGGCCATGAAGGTGAAGTTGAGCGTCTTGCCCGGGGCCACCGGCTGATACCAGACGTTCCACGGAGTCGTCGCCGCGTGGAAGTCGATCGAGTGCGCGAGCGGCGTCTTGTTCACGAACGCCACGTGCACCTCGTCGCCCTGCCGGACGTGGATCAGCGGCGCGGGCACCGACCCGTTGAAGGTCCACAGCGGCACCTTCACGCCCGGGGCGATCTCCTGGACGCTGTCCTGCGCAACGATCTTGACCTCCTTGACGTGCGCGGCCCCGACCGGCGGCAGCGCGGCATTGTAGGAGCCGCTTTCGCCGTTCTGCGCCGAGGCCGTTTGGGCGCCCGGCGCCGCGAGCAGCGCGACGAGCGCCACCACTGCCGCGAACGGAGCAACCGAACGGATCACCCGGTTGAGCACAGGACTCTGCATCGATCTCCCTCCCTTTGCGAAGTCGTTCATGCTGACGGGACCGCGACCGGCGAAACCTCGGCGTGCGAAGCCCGGTCCTCTGCGCAGTCGGCCAAGGTCATCTTCGACGCTAGATCCCTCGCCTGCGGCCGGATCGCCTTCCACGTTTCGTGCAGCGCGCAGGGCCGCTCTTCGGAGCACGATTTGCTCCAAAATACGCAGTGCGTGAACAGATCGGGCCCTTCGATGCCCTCCAAAATCTCTCGCACGCTAATCTCCCGCGCGCTCCTGGCGAGTTGGTATCCCCGTCGGCGTCCCCGATACGAGCGGAGGATACCGTGCCGCGCCAGCCTGCTGAACGTCTTCGCGAGAAACATCGCGGGCAGCGCCTCCGCGGCGGCGATGGCCTTGACGGCCATCACGGTGCCGGCGCGCTGCCGGGCGAGATAGACTAGGCCGACCAGTCCGTACTCGCTCTCGCGACTGAGCTTCATCGCGCGCTCCTGTTTAGCGGGCCAAATGGACCTTTACAGTCCGATATCTGAATACCAGACGCCGGGGGCGGGCGCATCGGAGCAGTGCCCTATCTTGGATAGGGTCTTTGCACTATTTTGCCGCCGCGGCGTATTTGACTGTCCGCGGGAGCCGTACCACCATGGAACAGGAGCAAAACAACAGCACTCGCATGAGGTACCCGCCATGGCCCTAACCGTCGAGGAGCGCCCCGTCGCCGGACACGTACGTGGGTTCGCGGAGGGCGCCAGCCCGACCGTACGGATGGGCTTCGGATCTCTTCGGATCGGGAGCCGCTTCTACCCCGTCCGGGTCTTCGCGGTACCCCTCCTGCTCGCGGGCGCGGCCGCCGTCCTCACCGCCCGGTGGGCCGTCACCACGCCGTGGTGGGCGGCGTTTGCCGCGGCATATCCCGCCGTAACGCCCGAGCCGGGCATCCCCACCGGCTATACGGCCTGGGTGAGGTGGCTGCACTACCTTAGCTTTCTCGTGATGACGATCCTCGCGCGGAGCGGCGTGCAGATTCTCGCCGATCATCCGAGGCTCTACTGGACGATTCACTCGACCCCGAATCGTGAGTGGATCCGCTTTCGGGGGCCGGTGCCGCAGAACCGAATTTGGACCGCCAAGGACGATTCCGTCTACCTGCCGGGAGCGATCGGTCTACCGGGCGGACGCCACGTCATCGGACTCGCCCGTATCTGGCACTTCTTCGGCGTGCTCTCCTGGGTTCTCGTGGGAGTCGTCTTCTACGCGGCGCTGTTGACGACGGATCAGTGGCGGCGGCTGGTCCCGGATTCGTGGACCGTCTTTCCCCGGGCCCTGACGACCCTCGTCGCGTACGCGAGCCTGCACGTGCCGCCGGGCGACGGCGGGGTGTTCGACAACGCTCTGCAGCAGCTCGCGTACAGTGCCACGGTCTTCGTCGCGGCCCCTCTCTCGATCCTCACCGGTCTCGCCATGTCGCCGGCGCTGGTCAACACCCATCCGTTCTTCCAGCGGATCTTCGGCAACCGGCAGGCGGCGCGGTCGATCCATTTCCTCCTCGGCACCTACTATCTGATGTTCTTCGTCGTGCACATCACGATGGTGGCGATCACCAACCTCCGCGGGAACATGAACCGGATGTTCGCCGGGATCGACAGCGGTGCCGCCTGGACGGGCGTGGCCATCGGAACCCTCGGCATTCTGGCCGTGATCGCGTTCAACGTCTTCGCGAACCGCGTCTCGTGGCGCGCGCCCCGCGCCCTCCAGCACCTCTACCAGCGCACGGTTCTACCCGTGATGGGCGCCGCGCTCGACCGCTTCAACCCCGGCGCCGAGTACGGGCCGGGCGACATTTCGCCGTACCTGTGGCCGAACGGCCGGCTGCCCGCGTCGGCGGAGTACGCGCGGCTGCGCGACGGCGGCTTCCGGGACTATCGGCTGCGAGTGTCCGGCGAGGTCGAGCGGCCGGTCGAACTGTCCCTCGCGGAGATCCGGGCGCTGCCGAAGCACGAACAGATCACGCTGCTGCACTGCGTTCAGGGATGGTCGGGGATCGCCGCCTGGGGCGGGCTCCAGCTGTCGGCGTTGATGGATATCGTCAAACCTCGATCCGCCGCGCGATATGCGGTCTTCTACTCCTTCGGGGAAGGCGGTGGCGGGGGTCCGTACTACGACGTGCACGAGATCCACGAACTCCACCATCCGAATGCCATCCTGGCGTACGAAATGAATGGGGCGCCGCTGCCCGTCGTCCACGGGGCGCCGCTGCGCCTTCGCAACGAGCGGCAGCTGGGGTTCAAAATGGTGAAGTGGGTCCAGGCGATCGAGTTCGTCGCCGACTACCGTACGATCGGGGCGGGCGAAGGCGGCTACAACGAAGACCACGAGTATTTCGGCAACAAGGCCGAGATCTGATCCTCC
This DNA window, taken from bacterium, encodes the following:
- a CDS encoding multicopper oxidase domain-containing protein, with translation MQSPVLNRVIRSVAPFAAVVALVALLAAPGAQTASAQNGESGSYNAALPPVGAAHVKEVKIVAQDSVQEIAPGVKVPLWTFNGSVPAPLIHVRQGDEVHVAFVNKTPLAHSIDFHAATTPWNVWYQPVAPGKTLNFTFMAKDPGVFMFHCGTPPAFMHISSGMYGAIIVDPKTPLPPAKEFGLVESEFYVRQGPNNTYLPDAQKVLDVKPDYVVWNGVADQYQAHPLTVKAGQRIRLYVLNAGPTLFSAFHVIGWIFDKVYADGNPENVLHGVQTYAIPPGGGAMFELTIDQPGLYPFVTHSFAYTGKGAVGVIKVVK
- a CDS encoding molybdopterin-dependent oxidoreductase produces the protein MALTVEERPVAGHVRGFAEGASPTVRMGFGSLRIGSRFYPVRVFAVPLLLAGAAAVLTARWAVTTPWWAAFAAAYPAVTPEPGIPTGYTAWVRWLHYLSFLVMTILARSGVQILADHPRLYWTIHSTPNREWIRFRGPVPQNRIWTAKDDSVYLPGAIGLPGGRHVIGLARIWHFFGVLSWVLVGVVFYAALLTTDQWRRLVPDSWTVFPRALTTLVAYASLHVPPGDGGVFDNALQQLAYSATVFVAAPLSILTGLAMSPALVNTHPFFQRIFGNRQAARSIHFLLGTYYLMFFVVHITMVAITNLRGNMNRMFAGIDSGAAWTGVAIGTLGILAVIAFNVFANRVSWRAPRALQHLYQRTVLPVMGAALDRFNPGAEYGPGDISPYLWPNGRLPASAEYARLRDGGFRDYRLRVSGEVERPVELSLAEIRALPKHEQITLLHCVQGWSGIAAWGGLQLSALMDIVKPRSAARYAVFYSFGEGGGGGPYYDVHEIHELHHPNAILAYEMNGAPLPVVHGAPLRLRNERQLGFKMVKWVQAIEFVADYRTIGAGEGGYNEDHEYFGNKAEI
- a CDS encoding Rrf2 family transcriptional regulator; the encoded protein is MKLSRESEYGLVGLVYLARQRAGTVMAVKAIAAAEALPAMFLAKTFSRLARHGILRSYRGRRRGYQLARSAREISVREILEGIEGPDLFTHCVFWSKSCSEERPCALHETWKAIRPQARDLASKMTLADCAEDRASHAEVSPVAVPSA